The DNA window TAATTCATTAGAAAATGGTTATTATGAAAAGAATATTAAAGTTGGAACTTGGAATTCGTATGAATATCTAGAAGAATTAAAATGCTATCTTCCAGTTAAAAAATATTTTATCAAAGGAACTTTAACTAGAAAAGATTTTTTTTATAGAAAATTAGGAAAACTTTATAAATTTTCTTCCCGCTCTAAATTTTAGACGGGAAGATTTTTTTATAATATACCTAAAGACTTTAAAGATTCTTTTGCAATTTTTTCACGTTTGAATAAATCTTTTCCATCTTTCATTTCTAAGTTAATAGCAAAACTATAAATTTGTCCATTTTTCTCTACCCAACCAACAAACCAACCTACAGGTATTTCTATGTTTGATGTTGCCCAGCCAGTTTTTCCATGTAAAGTCCAATCTTTTGTATTTTCTAAAATAGTTATGTCTTGAATTTGTTTTTGATTGTTCTTAGAATATGGAAGTTCATTATTAGCTAATTTAGCCAATAACTTACACTGTTCTACTGCACTAATTTTTAGAGGTCCTCTTAACCAAAATTGATCAACTTTTTCTCCTAGCTCTTTATTTCCAAAATTTAATTTATTAATTTCATTTTGCATTTTTTTCATTCCAATTTTTTTAGCTAAAAGTTGATATGCTGGAACTTGTGAAACTTTTATAGCATATCTTAAGTTAGAATCTTGTGCCCAACTCTCTAAAAATACTTTTTCACCATTATATTTATAAAAAACTTCATCTACATCTTTTACAGCTCCTGTCTCTAATCCAATCAAAGAATTATATATCTTAAAAGTAGATGCTGGATAAAATCGCTCCTCTGCTCTATTTTCATTATATCCTATAAAACTATTATTTTGAGGATTATAAACTACAAATGTTCCTTTTACTTCATTTTGTTGAAATATTTGCTCAACCTTTTCACTATTTGTAAAGTTTAATGCTAATATTTGTATCGATAAAATAAAAAAAATATTTGTTAAATAAAAAATTCTTTTTCTCATAATAAATTAACTCCTTTAATTTTCTTGTTATTTATTATACATTATTACTTATTAATTTAATAGATACTAAAATGTTTTTTTATATATTCACATAATTCTTCGCTATTTTTAAAATTTATATTTATATCTAATTTAGTATTAATAAATTGAACTACTCCAAAAGGTTTAAAGTATAATTCATAATCATTATAAAAAGCATTTACA is part of the Cetobacterium somerae genome and encodes:
- the blaOXA gene encoding class D beta-lactamase — its product is MRKRIFYLTNIFFILSIQILALNFTNSEKVEQIFQQNEVKGTFVVYNPQNNSFIGYNENRAEERFYPASTFKIYNSLIGLETGAVKDVDEVFYKYNGEKVFLESWAQDSNLRYAIKVSQVPAYQLLAKKIGMKKMQNEINKLNFGNKELGEKVDQFWLRGPLKISAVEQCKLLAKLANNELPYSKNNQKQIQDITILENTKDWTLHGKTGWATSNIEIPVGWFVGWVEKNGQIYSFAINLEMKDGKDLFKREKIAKESLKSLGIL